The genomic window ACAGTGGCATAGCCAGCCGCTGCGACGGTCATGGTCCCCTCAGTGAGCTTCGCGCCGCCCGCCGAGTAAAGCGCCAGCCGGATCGCGGTCGGGGCACCGTACTGGTAGATTCTCACCCGCAGTGCGGTCACCTTGCCGGTAGTGTCGGCCGTCATCGGGCTGAACTCCATGTAACTCGGTGTGGCGTCCTGGTAAGCGGAGGTGCCGGTGGTGATGTCGTCCCAGTGCCCCGTCGGAGTGGTGGTCGTGGTCGAGGTGGTGGTCGATGCGAAGGTTGCCGATACCGTATGGTTGGCTATGACGTTGCTGAAGGTGTAGCTGGAGACCGCGCCGACCGAGGCACCATCAACGGTGACCCCGGAAATGGCGTACCCCGATGCCGGAGCAACGGAGAGGCTAAGGCTGCCTCCTTGTGGTACCGAGGCGGTCTTGATGACGGAGCTGCCGCTGGTGGCAGTACTTACGCTGACGCCCGAGGGGAAGTTGATGCTTCCGCCAGGCCCGGAGGTGGCCGTAATGGAATAGGTCGCACCGAAAGACTTGGACATCTCGTTGGAATAGGCGCTTTCCGTTTTGGCCCCGTCATAGGCGGTGACGGCGAAGTAATAGGTCGACCCGTTCACGAGGTTTGCGAGCGTGTAGCTGGTCTGATTGCCAACGTCGACGCTTTGCGTGTAGGACCCTTTCGCAGTGCCCTGGTAGACCTTGTAGCCGTTCACCGTCATCGCGGTGCCGTCGGCGTAGGTAGAAGGCGCAGACCAGGACAGGGTGGTCTGAGCGGCGCTGGCTTTTGAAGCTGGGATGAGCGAGATACACGCGAGGAAAAAGGCGGCAATGGTGAGGAATGTTACAGGGTTAACTGGAAAACGTTGCCACAGTGGCAGCTTACACTTCTTTGTTTGCACTTCTACCTCCCTGGTGCTGGGTTTGTCCGGGAGGTACCTCGTATCGCCGGGGACGGAGCCGTCGGCCGCAGTTATTGAAGGTAAAGGAATTGTCCGTAACGGGCGGGGGGGTGTTCCCGAGCTCCAGATGGACCGAACCTGATCTGCGGCGGCAGACGTGAATCGTCTGAGGGCGATAGTTCGGCATCCCGGCTGTCTCGGTGAGACCCTATAGGCTTTCCGTCCCACCCTCGCGGGTGGTCTAGTCTTATCGTTATCGGCGTATTCGTTTGTGTTCGTTGCATGGGTACCTTAGTAGACTTTCGCGCCCCCGCTGGTGACGACCGTCACACTTAGGGCAGCTTTTTGGACCTACGCGGCTGGTGAACCGCTGCTCACTTCCGAACCGAGAACCATCGCCAGGGCTCTCTTGACACACTGAGGGGTAAGGATATACTCGCCACGGTGAATTTATTTTAATCTTTTTTAGCCGTCATGAATGAGGGCCTATCGTCATCCAGCGGTGCTGGAAGATCCCTTTGCGGGCTGACGCTTCGCGGCCGGAGGAGGAACTCGATGCAAGGGTCGAAAGAGAAACAACTGCGGGCCTGCTTCGTTTACTACCAAAGCTTCTCACAACTCCTTTATCGAGAAGCTATCACGCTTAAAAGAGGTGGGTTCTACGTGGACGTCATCTGTCTCAGGGCGAATCCCGGTGAGGAGGTCGACAGCCTCTTCGAAGGAATGCGGGTGCGGAAGATAGTGCCGCGGTACGGTGCCGAAAAAAGCACCTTCGCCTATTTTGCCAGGCTCATCTACTTTTTCACAAAGACCTTCCTGCTGCTTTCCTATCTGAGTTTCAGCAAGAGATACCATCTGATTCACATCACGGCACCGCCTGACGCCGCAATATTCACCACAGTGATCGGGAAGCTGCTTGGCGCAAAGGTCATCCTCGACATCCACGATATCGGACCGGAACTCTATATGCGCAAGCTGGGTGTCAAGGAAAGTCATCCGGTAGTACGCATGCTGAAGGCAATGGAGAAAGCTTCCGCATCTTTTGCAGACCACGTAATCACGGTGACCCATCTATGGCGAAACGCACTCATCTCTCGCTCGACCACTCCGGAAAAATGCTCGGTCATGCTGAACGTGCCGGACAACGGGATTTTCCGCTTCGTCGAACGCGAGCCACGTGCCGAGAGATTTAACCTCTTCTACCACGGCTCCGTCGAGGAGCACTTTGGAGTCGACACCCTGTTGGACGCCATGCCGCTCATCAAGCTGCAAATTCCGCATGTGAAGCTCCACATCTACCCGGCCAAGAGGGGAAGACTGCTCGAATCGCTTCAAACCAAAAACGAGGCCCTCAAACTGCAGGACTCCGTTTTCTTTCACGAATCGGTTCCCTTCTACGAGCTTCCAGGGGTGCTCGCAGACGCGGATTTAGGCATCGTCCCCACCAAAAACCACATATTTTCCGATGACGCGGTGAGCAGCAAGTCCTTCGACTACATCTTCTCCGGCATCCCCATCGTCATATCCAGGACCGCCGGCCACAGCTTCTACTACACCGATGATATGGTGAAGTTCTTCGAGCCGTGCAACAGTGCGGATCTCGCGGCTGCAGTGACCGATCTATACAGGAACAAGGAAATGCGCCAGAGACAGGTGCGGCAATCACTTAAATTCATCGAGGACAACAGCTGGGACCGCATTCAGTTGAGCTACCTGAACATAGTTAAGGAATTGATCGATCCGGCCGCCCCTGGCGCCGACAGGACCTAGGAAATGACTGCGGAAAAAGAGATATCCGTACTGCTCTCCGAGGCACGCAATTTGATCAACATCCTCCCTGCCCCGGTCGCCACCATGCTGGTCTACCACCGCATCGAGGACGGTAGTGCCCCCTCGCTGCCCGATTCGGTATTGCTTACCGAATTCCAGGAGCAGATGAGGTACATAACCGAGGAGGGGTATTCTCCGATGACCGTGCGGGAACTGGCCGCGCTGGTGGAGGCTGGCGAGGAACCGCCCGAGAAAAGCGTAGTGGTTACCTTCGACGACGGGTATCTCGATACCTACACCCACGCGTTTCCAGAGCTCGACTTCTTCAGAATGCCAGCCACCGTCTTCCTGGCGACCGGGCATATCGGCGCCTCCACACCTTTCCCATGGCTTGGTGGCAACGGCGGCAAACCGATGGATTGGCAACAGGTCAGCAAGCTGCACAGGGCGGGGATCGAGATCGCCTCCCATACCTATTCACACCCCTTCACCCCGAACCTCACAAAAAGGGAGCTGTGCCTCGAACTTGAACGCTCGAAAGGGAAGATCGAGGAAAAGCTCGGGGCCCAGGTTCATTCGCTTGCGCTCCCTTACTCTTTTCCGCTGCGCCATCCACGCTGGCCGTCTTTCAAGGCCCGCCTGAGGGAAGCGCTGAACGCCAACGGCTACGTTTGCTGCTGCACGATGCAAAGGGGGCACATTAGTCCCAAAGACGACGTGTTCGCACTGAGAAGGATACCCGTGGGCCGTGACGATGACCTGCCGCTGTTCCGGGCCAAGCTCGAGGGTTGCTTCGCATGGACCGCCCCGCTGCAGGCCTTCTACCAGAGGTTCCTCAAGAGTTATCCCACGCCATGACAGAGCTTTCGTCGGCGCAGGCAGGCCGGCCGCAATCCCCCTCAGCTCGACGGAGACCGCATGAAAAGGCTCGCCTACCTCGCCAATTACTTCCCATCCCTCACGGAAACCTTCATCTATCGCGAAGTTATAGAGCTGAAAAGGCGCAACGTCGCGGTGACCCTGTATTCACTACGTAAACCCGGTGAAACCGAAGTCTCCGAAGAGGCCCTAAAGCTGCGAGAGGAGACTTCCTACCTGCTGCCGGTACCAGCCGGCGAGCTGCTGGCAAGCCATGCGTGGTTTTTCAGCCGCGCGCCTCTCACCTATATCGGGACCGTGTTGAAGATGGTCACCGGCACGCACAACAGTTTCCGCGACCGGGTCCGCAGCCTCACTCATTTCGGGGAGGGGACGGTGCTCGCCCGCCGCATGTTGCGCGAAGGAATCACTCACATCCACTCACATTACGCCTCGCAGTCCACCTCCGTAGCCCGGGTGGTGCACCTGCTGACCGGCATCCCCTACAGCTTCACCGGCCACGCCCACGACATCTGGCATGACCGGCTGCTTCTTCCAGAGAAACTGAGGGAAGCCGCCTTCGTGGCGACATGCTCCACCTTCGCCAAAGAGTTCATCGCGCGGGAAGACAAGACGTGTGATGAAAAGATCCACGTCGTCTACCACGGCCTGGACGTGAGGAAGTTCACCCCGCCGGCCGGGGAGAAACTGAGGATTCGCAACCGGATCCTCAGCGTGGGGAGCCTGGGACCTACCAAAGGGTTCCCGGACCTGATCAGGGCATGTGCCATGCTGCGGCAAAAGCTGACTGACTTCGAATGCGTGATCGTCGGCGAGGGACCGATGCGGGAGGAACTGGAACGGCTCATCTCCGATATGGGGCTTTCCGGGACGGTCCGGCTGGTAGGGAGCGTACCGCAGGAAGGGCTCATCGATTTTTACCACGAGGCCTGGATCTTCGTCCTTCCCTGCGTCATAGCCGATGACGGTAGACGCGACGGCCTCCCCAACGTTCTCATGGAGGCGATGGCGACAGGACTGCCGGTCATCACCACCAGAAGCACCGCACAGGAAGAGCTGATCGAAGAAGGCAGGCATGGGATGTTGGTAGCGCCGCACGCCCCGGAGGAACTTGCTTCGGCGATCTGCACGCTTTGTCGCGACGACGGGTTGCGGGAGAGCCTGGGGACGGGGGGACGCAGGAGGATAGTGAGGGATTTCGACAACCGGACCACCATCGAGCCGCTGCTGAGACTTTTCGACAAGTACGTTTTCGGTGCGGACAGGAGTTCGGCGGGGGTGCCATATGAACGCTAACGGCAGGGAGCGGGGGATCGTCTTTCTCAAGTGGTTTCCCTATGACAAGAGAAACGAAACCATCGCGGCGGCTCTGGGCGCGGAATGCCATTTCATCTGCTCGCTGAAGAGGAGAACGCCCTGGAACGCTCCGCTTCGCTACCTGGTGCAGATCTTCAAGACGTTGTTTTTATTGTGGCGCAAGCGTCCCGGAACGATCCTCATCACCAATCCTCCCGTATTCGCTGCCGCGACGGTCGCTTTGCACTGCGCGATCTTCGGTGGCCGTTTCATCATGGACAGCCATTCCGGCGCGCTGGCGGAGCGATGGCGCCTCTTCCAGGGACTGCACCGCCTTGTCGCCCGCAAGGCGGCTCTCGTTGTGATCACCAACGAGACCTTTCAGGCTGTGTACCGCGAATGGGGTGCGCAGACGCGCATCATCTCCGATATCGTGATGAACATACCGTGCCGCAAGCCCACCGCGCTCGGCGACGGCTTCCATGTCATGGTCATCTGCTCCTTCGATCCCGACGAGCCGATCGCCGAGATACTCGCCGCCGCGGCGGGGCTTCCCGAGGTCTCGTTCATGGTCACCGGGAACTTCGGGCGCCTCGACCCGGAGCTGATTGGAAGCAGTACTCCGAACGTCACCTTCACCGGTTTCCTGCCCGATGACGCATATTTCGCCCTTTTGCATGCCTGCAACGCGGTGATGGTCCTCGTG from Geomonas ferrireducens includes these protein-coding regions:
- a CDS encoding fibronectin type III domain-containing protein, which produces MQTKKCKLPLWQRFPVNPVTFLTIAAFFLACISLIPASKASAAQTTLSWSAPSTYADGTAMTVNGYKVYQGTAKGSYTQSVDVGNQTSYTLANLVNGSTYYFAVTAYDGAKTESAYSNEMSKSFGATYSITATSGPGGSINFPSGVSVSTATSGSSVIKTASVPQGGSLSLSVAPASGYAISGVTVDGASVGAVSSYTFSNVIANHTVSATFASTTTSTTTTTPTGHWDDITTGTSAYQDATPSYMEFSPMTADTTGKVTALRVRIYQYGAPTAIRLALYSAGGAKLTEGTMTVAAAGYATVSVPAAYVTQGATYYIAAQAASSMLYRFACGSTTGGYEAPNSYGSGLPAALPSGRWGGKLLNASMYIQ
- a CDS encoding glycosyltransferase family 4 protein yields the protein MQGSKEKQLRACFVYYQSFSQLLYREAITLKRGGFYVDVICLRANPGEEVDSLFEGMRVRKIVPRYGAEKSTFAYFARLIYFFTKTFLLLSYLSFSKRYHLIHITAPPDAAIFTTVIGKLLGAKVILDIHDIGPELYMRKLGVKESHPVVRMLKAMEKASASFADHVITVTHLWRNALISRSTTPEKCSVMLNVPDNGIFRFVEREPRAERFNLFYHGSVEEHFGVDTLLDAMPLIKLQIPHVKLHIYPAKRGRLLESLQTKNEALKLQDSVFFHESVPFYELPGVLADADLGIVPTKNHIFSDDAVSSKSFDYIFSGIPIVISRTAGHSFYYTDDMVKFFEPCNSADLAAAVTDLYRNKEMRQRQVRQSLKFIEDNSWDRIQLSYLNIVKELIDPAAPGADRT
- a CDS encoding polysaccharide deacetylase family protein, encoding MTAEKEISVLLSEARNLINILPAPVATMLVYHRIEDGSAPSLPDSVLLTEFQEQMRYITEEGYSPMTVRELAALVEAGEEPPEKSVVVTFDDGYLDTYTHAFPELDFFRMPATVFLATGHIGASTPFPWLGGNGGKPMDWQQVSKLHRAGIEIASHTYSHPFTPNLTKRELCLELERSKGKIEEKLGAQVHSLALPYSFPLRHPRWPSFKARLREALNANGYVCCCTMQRGHISPKDDVFALRRIPVGRDDDLPLFRAKLEGCFAWTAPLQAFYQRFLKSYPTP
- a CDS encoding glycosyltransferase family 4 protein; the encoded protein is MKRLAYLANYFPSLTETFIYREVIELKRRNVAVTLYSLRKPGETEVSEEALKLREETSYLLPVPAGELLASHAWFFSRAPLTYIGTVLKMVTGTHNSFRDRVRSLTHFGEGTVLARRMLREGITHIHSHYASQSTSVARVVHLLTGIPYSFTGHAHDIWHDRLLLPEKLREAAFVATCSTFAKEFIAREDKTCDEKIHVVYHGLDVRKFTPPAGEKLRIRNRILSVGSLGPTKGFPDLIRACAMLRQKLTDFECVIVGEGPMREELERLISDMGLSGTVRLVGSVPQEGLIDFYHEAWIFVLPCVIADDGRRDGLPNVLMEAMATGLPVITTRSTAQEELIEEGRHGMLVAPHAPEELASAICTLCRDDGLRESLGTGGRRRIVRDFDNRTTIEPLLRLFDKYVFGADRSSAGVPYER
- a CDS encoding glycosyltransferase; this translates as MNANGRERGIVFLKWFPYDKRNETIAAALGAECHFICSLKRRTPWNAPLRYLVQIFKTLFLLWRKRPGTILITNPPVFAAATVALHCAIFGGRFIMDSHSGALAERWRLFQGLHRLVARKAALVVITNETFQAVYREWGAQTRIISDIVMNIPCRKPTALGDGFHVMVICSFDPDEPIAEILAAAAGLPEVSFMVTGNFGRLDPELIGSSTPNVTFTGFLPDDAYFALLHACNAVMVLVDTEDTMQQGAYEAVSVKKPMVLSDWRLLRESYPSGAVFVANEPEAIRAGVLHLIEQYDEYLAGAERTYRERVAIWEENCHFLAGFCMEAPAGNRDTSATSLDA